A single Xylanimonas cellulosilytica DSM 15894 DNA region contains:
- a CDS encoding DUF4914 family protein: MDDVLRKLTLPPYLADCLEAAPSITIPADRAELYELSLGPDGGDTYDIAFDLPGRGPVKEADVVRCRNGISVNYVEDYIRRRDPDCMRIGDDLPSDKPRFADDHGPFAPVKAETLAWLAGQDLVVVPFKAGGPRLGSPSLAVVPRSCAFFALSLVDLQGFVTFDELGPFEPRSIVYLAPPFRHTHFAGKQVVVHDRTESLHEIWAYNLYPGPSAKKGVFSALLDIGTQEGWLTAHASSVRVTTPYENETVIMHEGASGGGKSEMCQDLRREEDGRVLLGTNVVSGEPYAITLSEASRLEPVTDDMTLCHPSLQRGSGKMMIADAEDGWFVRIDNLTSYGEDPHLERAIIHPDEPLVFFNVDGAVGATALPWEHVKDDEGRPCSNPRVIIPRRQVKGIVDEPQEVDVRTFGVRMPACTADKPTYGVMGLMHIIPPSLAWLWRLVTPRGDKNPSIAATAAEAATIAHGGMVAEGVGSFWPFSTNTKVGGANLLLRQILAAPRTRFVLTPNQHIGAYQVGFAAEWIAREWLARRGQGPLRPERLVPARCALFGYALREMKLDGQQIRPSLLQPELQSKVGVEAYDAGAAIITDFFKTELQQFLTDDLDPLGRAIIEVCLRDGTLEDYLALTPLEPDPYPVTGAIPVVLPTL, translated from the coding sequence ATGGACGACGTGCTCCGGAAGCTCACGCTCCCCCCGTACCTCGCGGACTGCCTCGAGGCCGCCCCCAGCATCACCATCCCCGCCGACCGCGCCGAGCTCTACGAGCTCTCGCTCGGCCCCGACGGCGGCGACACGTACGACATCGCCTTCGACCTGCCCGGGCGCGGACCCGTCAAGGAGGCCGACGTCGTCCGCTGCCGCAACGGCATCTCGGTCAACTACGTCGAGGACTACATCCGCCGCCGCGACCCCGACTGCATGCGCATCGGCGACGACCTGCCCTCCGACAAGCCGCGCTTCGCCGACGACCACGGGCCGTTCGCCCCGGTCAAGGCCGAGACCCTCGCCTGGCTCGCCGGTCAGGACCTCGTCGTGGTGCCGTTCAAGGCAGGTGGCCCGCGGCTCGGCAGCCCGTCCCTCGCCGTCGTGCCCCGCAGCTGCGCGTTCTTCGCCCTCTCCCTGGTGGACCTGCAGGGCTTCGTGACGTTCGACGAGCTGGGGCCGTTCGAGCCGCGCTCGATCGTCTACCTCGCCCCGCCGTTCCGGCACACGCACTTCGCGGGCAAGCAGGTGGTGGTCCACGACCGCACCGAGTCGCTGCACGAGATCTGGGCGTACAACCTCTACCCGGGCCCGAGCGCCAAGAAGGGCGTGTTCTCCGCCCTGCTCGACATCGGCACGCAGGAGGGCTGGCTCACCGCGCACGCCTCGTCGGTGCGAGTGACCACGCCGTACGAGAACGAGACCGTGATCATGCACGAGGGCGCCTCGGGCGGCGGCAAGTCGGAGATGTGCCAGGACCTGCGCCGCGAGGAAGACGGCCGCGTCCTGCTCGGCACCAACGTCGTCTCCGGCGAGCCGTACGCGATCACGCTGTCGGAGGCGTCGCGGCTGGAGCCGGTCACGGACGACATGACGCTGTGCCACCCGTCCCTGCAGCGGGGGAGCGGCAAGATGATGATCGCCGACGCCGAGGACGGCTGGTTCGTGCGCATCGACAACCTCACGAGCTACGGCGAGGACCCGCACCTGGAGCGGGCGATCATCCACCCGGACGAGCCGCTGGTGTTCTTCAACGTCGACGGCGCCGTGGGCGCGACGGCCCTGCCGTGGGAGCACGTGAAGGACGACGAGGGCAGGCCGTGCTCGAACCCGCGCGTGATCATCCCGCGCCGCCAGGTCAAGGGCATCGTCGACGAGCCGCAGGAGGTGGACGTCCGGACCTTCGGCGTCCGCATGCCGGCGTGCACCGCGGACAAGCCGACCTACGGCGTCATGGGGCTGATGCACATCATCCCGCCGTCCTTGGCGTGGCTGTGGCGCCTGGTGACCCCGCGCGGCGACAAGAACCCGTCGATCGCCGCGACGGCCGCCGAGGCCGCGACGATCGCGCACGGCGGCATGGTCGCCGAGGGCGTCGGCTCCTTCTGGCCGTTCTCCACCAACACCAAGGTGGGCGGCGCCAACCTGCTGCTCCGTCAGATCCTCGCGGCTCCGCGGACCCGGTTCGTGCTCACGCCCAACCAGCACATCGGGGCGTACCAGGTCGGCTTCGCCGCCGAGTGGATCGCGCGCGAGTGGCTGGCCCGCCGCGGGCAGGGCCCGCTGCGTCCCGAGCGCCTGGTGCCGGCCCGGTGCGCGCTGTTCGGCTACGCGCTGCGCGAGATGAAGCTCGACGGGCAGCAGATCCGCCCGTCGCTGCTCCAGCCCGAGCTCCAGTCCAAGGTCGGGGTGGAGGCGTACGACGCCGGTGCCGCGATCATCACGGACTTCTTCAAGACGGAGCTGCAGCAGTTCCTCACCGACGACCTGGACCCGCTGGGCCGGGCGATCATCGAGGTCTGCCTGCGCGACGGCACCCTGGAGGACTACCTCGCGCTGACGCCGCTGGAGCCCGACCCGTACCCGGTCACGGGCGCGATCCCCGTGGTGCTCCCCACCCTCTGA
- a CDS encoding Fpg/Nei family DNA glycosylase, protein MPELPEVEGLVRFLDERSRGRTVAAADVGNIAALKTFDPPLTALVGATVRGWARHGKWLDLRTFTFDDDADPHLLVHLSRGGWLRWYDQVPTTTVRPRLGGSARGAVIALRVRFDDGTGFDLTEAGTQKRLAVHVVRDPRDVPQVATLGPEPLDPAFTVEALRALLGAKNQQVKGLLRDQGAIAGIGNAYSDEILHVARFSPFKLTRSFTPDDVARLHAAIVDTLTGAVAASSGKPAKELKDAKRAGMRVHGRTGQACPVCGDTVREVSFADRSLQYCATCQTGGQPLADRRLSRLLK, encoded by the coding sequence ATGCCTGAGCTGCCCGAGGTGGAGGGGCTCGTGCGGTTTCTCGACGAGCGGTCGCGGGGGCGCACCGTCGCCGCCGCCGACGTCGGGAACATCGCCGCGCTCAAGACGTTCGACCCGCCGCTGACGGCGCTCGTCGGCGCGACGGTGCGCGGGTGGGCACGGCACGGCAAGTGGCTCGATCTGCGGACCTTCACGTTCGACGACGACGCCGACCCCCACCTGCTGGTCCACCTCTCGCGCGGTGGCTGGCTGCGCTGGTACGACCAGGTGCCGACGACGACGGTGCGCCCGCGGCTGGGCGGCTCGGCGCGTGGCGCGGTCATCGCGCTGCGGGTGCGGTTCGACGACGGCACGGGGTTCGACCTCACCGAGGCGGGCACGCAGAAGCGGCTGGCCGTGCACGTGGTGCGCGACCCGCGCGACGTCCCGCAGGTCGCGACCCTCGGGCCGGAGCCGCTCGACCCGGCGTTCACGGTCGAGGCGCTCCGCGCGCTGCTCGGGGCCAAGAACCAGCAGGTCAAGGGCCTGCTGCGCGATCAGGGTGCGATCGCCGGCATCGGCAACGCGTACTCGGACGAGATCCTGCACGTCGCGCGGTTCTCGCCGTTCAAGCTCACCAGGAGCTTCACGCCCGACGACGTCGCCCGGCTGCACGCCGCGATCGTCGACACGCTCACGGGCGCGGTGGCGGCGTCGTCGGGCAAGCCGGCCAAGGAGCTCAAGGACGCCAAACGGGCGGGCATGCGCGTGCACGGGCGCACGGGTCAGGCATGCCCGGTGTGCGGCGACACGGTCCGCGAGGTGTCGTTCGCGGACCGGTCGCTGCAGTACTGCGCGACGTGCCAGACGGGCGGCCAGCCGCTGGCCGACCGCCGCCTGTCCCGCCTGCTCAAGTAG
- a CDS encoding proline--tRNA ligase — protein sequence MSALARRGDLLRLSSLFVRTLREDPADAEVASHRLLIRAGYIRRAAPGIYTWLPLGLRVLAKVEAIVREEMAAIGGQEVHFPALLPREPYEATGRWEEYGPNLFRLQDRKRADYLLAPTHEEMFTLLVKDLYSSYKDLPLTLFQIQTKYRDEARPRAGLIRGREFVMKDSYSFDHTDAGLDEAYQRHRDAYERIFTRLGLDYVIVSAMSGAMGGSRSEEFLSPSVIGEDTFVRSPGGYAANVEAVITPVPEAIGYDDAPAAHVEDTPDTPTIETLVAVANAKHPRPDREWTAADTLKNVVLAVTQPDGTRGLLVVGVPGDREVDLKRLEAALAPAEAEAAGEADFARHPELVKGYIGPAVLGPQGTQVTDPATGETRSAIPYLLDPRIVPGTRWITGADEPGRHVFDLVAGRDFTADGTIEAAEVRAGDPAPDGSGPLELARGIEMGHIFQLGRKYAEALGLKVLDENGKAVTVTMGSYGIGVTRALAALAEANHDERGLAWPAHVAPAHVHVVATGRGAEVFDAAAELAEGLVANGVEVVYDDRPKVSPGVKFADAELLGVPLLVVVGRGLADGVVEVRPRAGEAEQVAVADAVAVVTERVASLLA from the coding sequence ATGTCTGCCCTGGCTCGTCGCGGCGATCTGCTGCGCCTCTCGTCCCTCTTCGTGCGCACGTTGCGCGAGGACCCGGCCGACGCCGAGGTCGCGTCGCACCGGCTGCTGATCCGCGCCGGCTACATCCGCCGTGCCGCGCCCGGCATCTACACCTGGCTGCCGCTGGGCCTGCGCGTGCTGGCCAAGGTCGAGGCGATCGTGCGCGAGGAGATGGCCGCCATCGGTGGCCAGGAGGTGCACTTCCCGGCGCTGCTGCCGCGCGAGCCCTACGAGGCCACCGGCCGGTGGGAGGAGTACGGGCCCAACCTGTTCCGCCTCCAGGACCGCAAGCGGGCCGACTACCTCCTCGCGCCCACGCACGAGGAGATGTTCACGCTCCTGGTCAAGGACCTGTACTCCTCGTACAAGGACCTGCCGCTGACCCTCTTCCAGATCCAGACCAAGTACCGCGACGAGGCCCGCCCCCGCGCCGGCCTCATCCGCGGGCGCGAGTTCGTCATGAAGGACTCCTACTCCTTCGATCACACCGACGCCGGCCTGGACGAGGCGTACCAGCGCCACCGTGACGCGTACGAGCGCATCTTCACGCGCCTCGGCCTCGACTACGTCATCGTCTCCGCGATGTCCGGGGCCATGGGCGGCTCGCGCTCCGAGGAGTTCCTCTCGCCGTCGGTGATCGGTGAGGACACGTTCGTGCGCTCGCCGGGCGGCTACGCGGCGAACGTCGAGGCCGTGATCACCCCGGTTCCCGAGGCGATCGGGTACGACGACGCCCCGGCCGCGCACGTCGAGGACACCCCCGACACCCCGACCATCGAGACGCTCGTGGCGGTCGCGAACGCGAAGCACCCGCGTCCCGACCGGGAGTGGACCGCCGCCGACACCCTGAAGAACGTCGTGCTCGCGGTGACGCAGCCCGACGGCACCCGCGGTCTGCTCGTCGTCGGCGTGCCCGGCGACCGCGAGGTCGACCTCAAGCGCCTGGAGGCCGCGCTCGCCCCCGCGGAGGCCGAGGCCGCGGGCGAGGCGGACTTCGCCCGGCACCCCGAGCTCGTCAAGGGGTACATCGGCCCGGCGGTGCTCGGCCCGCAGGGCACGCAGGTCACCGATCCCGCGACGGGAGAGACGCGCTCCGCGATCCCGTACCTGCTCGACCCGCGCATCGTCCCCGGCACCCGCTGGATCACCGGCGCCGACGAACCTGGCCGCCACGTCTTCGACCTCGTCGCGGGCCGTGACTTCACGGCTGACGGCACCATCGAGGCCGCCGAGGTGCGCGCCGGTGACCCCGCCCCCGACGGCAGCGGACCCCTCGAGCTCGCGCGCGGCATCGAGATGGGCCACATCTTCCAGCTCGGCCGCAAGTACGCCGAGGCGCTCGGCCTCAAGGTGCTCGACGAGAACGGCAAGGCCGTCACCGTGACGATGGGCTCCTACGGCATCGGCGTCACGCGTGCCCTGGCGGCGCTCGCGGAGGCCAACCACGACGAGCGCGGGCTCGCGTGGCCGGCGCACGTCGCTCCGGCGCACGTGCACGTGGTCGCGACCGGCAGGGGTGCCGAGGTGTTCGACGCCGCGGCGGAGCTCGCCGAAGGGCTCGTCGCGAACGGCGTCGAGGTGGTCTACGACGACCGGCCCAAGGTGTCCCCGGGCGTGAAGTTCGCCGACGCCGAGCTGCTCGGCGTGCCGCTGCTCGTCGTCGTCGGCCGTGGCCTCGCGGACGGTGTCGTCGAGGTCCGCCCGCGCGCCGGCGAGGCCGAGCAGGTCGCGGTCGCGGACGCCGTCGCCGTGGTCACCGAGCGGGTGGCGTCGCTGCTGGCGTAG
- a CDS encoding DUF4439 domain-containing protein, protein MERQPAPTRPPRRRARTGLVSSIVMVLLVGVLSGCGVRLETPPPTEPVPDALEQVRRTAVADALGVAELATTAQRADGLAEPVIAELARVAADAHAHADALGGEYDSGLGLVDPDLDLPPSPSAVPAADPADVVSALSDAAGRSRTAASTTSSGDLARLIASVGAAQSVSAARLATLADVPAPPAVVPQMPVPGAASEEPAPTASPTDVATTSPGGEVPVLPSGLTASDFRALVLAEDGARYALEVRAARTSGDERARLLALSRVHGDRAQAWAELGSVAGTAQDPRRVAYVLPRDVDDAALVRTVQTGLATDYATLVGTTAPSTRALVVELLVEAAHTLDAWGAAPATFPGLPEQAAG, encoded by the coding sequence ATGGAACGCCAGCCCGCCCCGACCCGCCCTCCGCGCCGACGCGCCCGCACCGGACTCGTCAGCTCGATCGTGATGGTTCTGCTCGTCGGCGTGCTCTCCGGGTGCGGTGTGCGCCTGGAGACGCCGCCCCCCACGGAGCCCGTCCCCGACGCCCTCGAGCAGGTGCGGCGCACCGCGGTCGCCGACGCCCTCGGCGTCGCCGAGCTGGCGACGACGGCGCAGCGGGCCGACGGGCTGGCCGAGCCGGTGATCGCCGAGCTCGCACGGGTCGCGGCCGACGCGCACGCCCACGCGGACGCGCTGGGCGGCGAGTACGACTCCGGGCTGGGCCTCGTGGACCCGGACCTGGACCTGCCGCCCAGCCCGTCGGCGGTCCCGGCGGCCGACCCGGCCGACGTCGTCTCCGCGCTGTCCGACGCCGCGGGCCGCAGCCGCACGGCCGCGAGCACGACGTCGAGCGGCGACCTCGCCCGGCTGATCGCGTCGGTCGGCGCGGCCCAGAGCGTGTCGGCCGCCCGGCTCGCCACGCTCGCCGACGTTCCCGCGCCCCCCGCCGTCGTCCCGCAGATGCCGGTGCCCGGTGCCGCGTCCGAGGAGCCGGCACCCACCGCCTCCCCCACCGACGTCGCCACGACGTCTCCCGGCGGCGAGGTGCCGGTGCTGCCGTCGGGCCTGACGGCGTCGGACTTCCGTGCGCTGGTGCTCGCCGAGGACGGCGCACGCTACGCGCTGGAGGTGCGCGCGGCGCGCACCAGCGGCGACGAGCGTGCCCGGCTGCTCGCGCTCTCGCGCGTCCACGGGGACCGCGCCCAGGCGTGGGCGGAGCTCGGGTCGGTCGCGGGCACCGCGCAGGACCCGCGGCGCGTCGCCTACGTGCTCCCCCGGGACGTCGACGACGCCGCCCTGGTGCGGACGGTGCAGACGGGGCTCGCCACGGACTACGCGACCCTCGTCGGCACGACGGCGCCGTCGACCCGCGCCCTCGTGGTGGAGCTGCTGGTCGAGGCGGCCCACACGCTCGACGCGTGGGGTGCCGCCCCGGCCACGTTCCCCGGCCTGCCGGAGCAGGCCGCGGGCTGA
- the rimP gene encoding ribosome maturation factor RimP — protein sequence MAGPKNERTSSGGSATAEAVRRVVAPAVDAEGLFLESVSATRAGARSVVRVTVDLPEDAVGSLGSDALDAVSRAISAALDADDVVRGVYVLEVSTPGTSRPLTELRHFKRARTRLVTLSLVDGGEAEGRLQDVVAGTDGDELVLEDGGRFPVATVRQGRVEVELKRVDDADLGDDDDDDDADDAGDARTQEG from the coding sequence ATGGCAGGGCCGAAGAACGAGCGGACGAGCTCTGGAGGTTCCGCGACCGCCGAGGCGGTGCGACGTGTGGTGGCACCCGCGGTCGACGCGGAGGGACTTTTCCTCGAGTCGGTGTCGGCGACGCGCGCCGGGGCCCGCTCCGTCGTGCGCGTGACCGTCGACCTGCCGGAGGACGCCGTCGGCTCGCTGGGCTCCGACGCCCTCGACGCCGTCTCCCGCGCGATCTCCGCGGCGCTCGACGCCGACGACGTCGTGCGCGGGGTCTACGTGCTCGAGGTGTCCACCCCGGGCACCTCCCGCCCCCTGACCGAGCTGCGCCACTTCAAGCGGGCGCGCACGCGCCTGGTGACCCTGTCGCTGGTCGACGGTGGCGAGGCCGAGGGCCGCCTGCAGGACGTGGTGGCGGGCACCGACGGCGACGAGCTGGTGCTCGAGGACGGCGGCCGGTTCCCGGTCGCCACCGTGCGCCAAGGCCGCGTGGAGGTCGAGCTGAAGCGGGTCGACGACGCCGACCTCGGCGACGACGATGACGACGACGATGCTGATGACGCGGGCGACGCTCGCACCCAGGAGGGCTGA
- the nusA gene encoding transcription termination factor NusA, translating to MDIDMTTLRLLERERDLSLDVLVEAIESALLHAYHRTPDAYAKARVEVDRRTGHVTVWAREEFRTPDPSDPEGRPLVELGPEFDHTPQDFGRIATATARQVIVQRLRDAEDDQVLGLFRGKEGEVIAGVIQQGRDPRVVLVDVGGTEAVLPPHEQVPTEEYVHGERLRAYVVEVARGAKGAQVTLSRTHPGLVRKLFELEVPEVADGSVEITAIAREAGHRSKVAVRSRVQGLNAKGACIGPMGARVRAVMAELHGEKIDIVDHSDDPARFVANALSPARVTSVTVVDEDARAARAVVPDYQLSLAIGKEGQNARLAAKLTGWRIDIRSDEAADPVAAAGADAS from the coding sequence ATGGACATCGATATGACCACGCTGCGACTGCTCGAGCGTGAGCGGGACCTCAGCCTGGACGTGCTGGTCGAGGCGATCGAGTCGGCGCTGCTGCACGCGTACCACCGCACCCCCGACGCCTACGCCAAGGCGCGCGTCGAGGTGGACCGCCGCACCGGGCACGTGACCGTGTGGGCACGCGAGGAGTTCCGCACGCCCGACCCCAGCGACCCCGAGGGCCGCCCGCTCGTCGAGCTGGGCCCCGAGTTCGACCACACCCCGCAGGACTTCGGCCGCATCGCCACCGCCACGGCCCGGCAGGTCATCGTCCAGCGGCTGCGTGACGCCGAGGACGACCAGGTGCTCGGCCTGTTCCGCGGCAAGGAGGGCGAGGTCATCGCGGGCGTCATCCAGCAGGGGCGTGACCCGCGCGTCGTGCTGGTGGACGTCGGCGGCACGGAGGCCGTGCTGCCGCCCCACGAGCAGGTGCCCACCGAGGAGTACGTGCACGGTGAGCGCCTGCGCGCCTACGTCGTCGAGGTCGCCCGCGGGGCCAAGGGCGCACAGGTGACGCTCAGCCGCACGCACCCGGGCCTCGTGCGCAAGCTGTTCGAGCTCGAGGTCCCCGAGGTCGCCGACGGGTCCGTCGAGATCACCGCGATCGCGCGTGAGGCCGGCCACCGGTCCAAGGTCGCGGTGCGCTCGCGGGTCCAAGGGCTCAACGCCAAGGGCGCCTGCATCGGCCCGATGGGCGCGCGCGTCCGGGCCGTCATGGCGGAGCTGCACGGCGAGAAGATCGACATCGTCGACCACTCGGACGACCCGGCCCGGTTCGTGGCCAACGCGCTGTCCCCGGCGCGCGTGACGTCGGTCACCGTCGTCGACGAGGACGCGCGGGCGGCACGTGCCGTCGTCCCCGACTACCAGCTCTCGCTCGCCATCGGCAAGGAGGGCCAGAACGCCCGGCTCGCCGCCAAGCTCACCGGCTGGCGCATCGACATCCGCTCGGACGAGGCCGCCGACCCGGTCGCCGCGGCGGGTGCCGACGCCTCGTGA
- a CDS encoding YlxR family protein: MPGNPSARARLSATGPRAQDPAHSRTPSPAPAVGPVRTCIGCRERDLRSVLLRLVLVHDARSENARVVVDERKALPGRGAWVHPTTACLDLAVRRRAVPRALRVTVPLDLTQVRQHLESIDR, from the coding sequence ATGCCCGGTAACCCGTCGGCGCGCGCTAGACTGTCGGCGACCGGGCCGCGCGCCCAGGATCCTGCGCACTCCCGCACCCCCTCACCGGCACCCGCTGTCGGACCGGTGCGCACGTGCATCGGATGCCGGGAGCGTGACCTGCGGTCGGTACTCCTGAGGCTGGTCCTCGTGCACGACGCTCGATCCGAGAACGCTCGGGTCGTGGTCGACGAGCGCAAGGCCCTGCCGGGTCGCGGCGCCTGGGTTCATCCCACCACCGCGTGCCTGGACCTCGCCGTCCGGCGGCGGGCCGTGCCGCGCGCACTGCGCGTGACCGTCCCGCTCGACCTGACGCAGGTCAGGCAGCACCTGGAGAGCATCGACCGTTGA
- the infB gene encoding translation initiation factor IF-2: protein MAKVRVHELAKELGVTSKALLDDLKAAGEFVRSASSTLEAPVERMIREKHKSTAAPAPAAAPAAPARKAAAPAAPTPARPAPAPQAATPEAPAPAAPAAPAPAPAPAAQEAPARPAQPRPAGAPGPRPGAPRPAAGGDRGARPGAARPGNNPFAPSQGMPRQGARPGSGERSPRPGNNPFATSQGMPRPGQRPERNDNAPAASAGERPGGPRPGGPRPGGPRPAAPRPGGGARPNPGMMPGRTSMPRPGERPAPGGAGGGGGRGRPGGGGGYAGRPGGGGPGGAPGGGGGFAGRPGGGGRGGAGRGSTQGAFGRAGGRPVRGRKSKRAKRQEFEAMQAPSLGGVSVPRGSGDTVVRLRQGASLNDFADKIDANPASLVTVLFHLGEMATATQSLDEATFGVLGEELGYKIEMVSAEEEDRELLGAFSIDLDAELEAEGDEDLQPRPPVVTVMGHVDHGKTKLLDAIRSTDVVAGEAGGITQHIGAYQIRTEHEGNERAITFIDTPGHEAFTAMRARGAQVTDIAILVVAADDGVMPQTIEALNHAQAAGVPIVVAVNKVDKEAANPAKIRQQLTEYNLVAEEYGGDTMFVDVSAKNRMGIDSLLEAVLLTADASLDLRANPDKDARGVAIEANLDRGRGAVATVLVQSGTLEVGDAIVAGTAHGRVRAMFDEHGESVTAAEPARPVQVLGLSSVPSAGDTFLVAPDERTARQIAEKREAAERAALLAKRRKRISLEDFTKALEQGKVETLNLVIKGDVSGAVEALEDALLKIDVGEEVSLNVIHRGVGAVTQNDVNLATVDSAVIIGFNVKFGERVEELADREGVEVKFYSVIYQAIEDVESALKGMLKPEYEEVQLGTAEIRQVFRSSKFGNIAGSIIRSGTIRRNSKARVLRGGKVVGDNLTIESLRREKDDVTEVREGFECGIGLGSYNDVTEGDIIETFEMREKPRS from the coding sequence GTGGCGAAGGTCCGCGTGCACGAGCTTGCCAAAGAGCTCGGCGTGACGAGCAAGGCCCTGCTGGACGATCTGAAGGCCGCCGGAGAGTTTGTCCGGTCGGCGTCCTCGACGCTCGAGGCGCCGGTCGAGCGCATGATCCGCGAGAAGCACAAGAGCACCGCTGCGCCGGCCCCTGCGGCCGCGCCGGCCGCTCCTGCGCGGAAGGCTGCCGCCCCCGCGGCGCCGACCCCGGCCCGTCCGGCTCCCGCCCCCCAGGCTGCGACCCCCGAGGCTCCGGCCCCGGCGGCTCCCGCTGCCCCCGCACCCGCCCCGGCTCCGGCCGCGCAGGAGGCTCCGGCCCGCCCGGCGCAGCCGCGCCCTGCCGGCGCCCCCGGCCCGCGTCCGGGCGCCCCGCGTCCCGCCGCCGGCGGGGACCGTGGTGCCCGCCCCGGTGCTGCGCGCCCGGGCAACAACCCGTTCGCCCCCTCGCAGGGCATGCCGCGTCAGGGCGCTCGCCCCGGCTCCGGTGAGCGCTCCCCGCGTCCGGGCAACAACCCCTTCGCCACGAGCCAGGGGATGCCGCGTCCGGGTCAGCGCCCGGAGCGCAACGACAACGCGCCCGCGGCCTCGGCCGGCGAGCGTCCGGGCGGTCCCCGTCCGGGCGGCCCTCGTCCCGGTGGCCCGCGTCCGGCGGCGCCCCGTCCCGGCGGTGGCGCGCGTCCGAACCCGGGCATGATGCCCGGCCGTACGTCCATGCCGCGTCCGGGCGAGCGCCCGGCACCCGGCGGTGCGGGCGGCGGTGGCGGCCGCGGTCGTCCCGGTGGCGGCGGCGGGTACGCCGGTCGCCCCGGCGGTGGCGGCCCCGGTGGCGCACCCGGTGGTGGCGGCGGTTTCGCCGGTCGCCCCGGTGGCGGTGGCCGTGGTGGCGCCGGTCGTGGTTCCACGCAGGGTGCGTTCGGCCGCGCAGGTGGCCGTCCCGTCCGTGGGCGGAAGTCGAAGCGCGCGAAGCGGCAGGAGTTCGAGGCGATGCAGGCGCCGTCGCTGGGCGGCGTGTCCGTCCCGCGCGGTTCGGGCGACACCGTCGTCCGCCTGCGTCAGGGTGCCTCGCTCAACGACTTCGCGGACAAGATCGACGCCAACCCCGCGTCGCTCGTGACCGTGCTCTTCCACCTCGGTGAGATGGCGACGGCGACGCAGTCGCTCGACGAGGCCACCTTCGGTGTGCTCGGCGAGGAGCTCGGCTACAAGATCGAGATGGTCTCGGCCGAGGAGGAGGACCGCGAGCTGCTCGGGGCCTTCAGCATCGACCTGGACGCCGAGCTCGAGGCCGAGGGCGACGAGGACCTGCAGCCGCGTCCGCCGGTCGTGACCGTCATGGGTCACGTCGACCACGGCAAGACCAAGCTCCTCGACGCCATCCGGTCCACGGACGTCGTCGCGGGCGAGGCCGGTGGGATCACCCAGCACATCGGTGCCTACCAGATCCGTACCGAGCACGAGGGCAACGAGCGTGCCATCACGTTCATCGACACCCCGGGTCACGAGGCGTTCACCGCCATGCGTGCTCGTGGTGCCCAGGTCACGGACATCGCGATCCTCGTGGTCGCGGCCGACGACGGCGTGATGCCTCAGACGATCGAGGCGCTCAACCACGCCCAGGCGGCCGGTGTGCCGATCGTGGTCGCGGTCAACAAGGTCGACAAGGAGGCTGCGAACCCGGCGAAGATCCGCCAGCAGCTCACCGAGTACAACCTGGTGGCCGAGGAGTACGGCGGCGACACCATGTTCGTCGACGTCTCGGCGAAGAACCGGATGGGCATCGACAGCCTCCTCGAGGCCGTCCTGCTCACCGCGGACGCGTCGCTCGACCTGCGTGCCAACCCGGACAAGGACGCGCGCGGTGTCGCGATCGAGGCCAACCTCGACCGCGGTCGCGGTGCCGTGGCCACGGTCCTGGTGCAGTCCGGCACGCTCGAGGTCGGCGACGCGATCGTCGCTGGCACGGCCCACGGCCGCGTGCGTGCGATGTTCGACGAGCACGGCGAGTCCGTGACCGCCGCCGAGCCGGCCCGCCCGGTCCAGGTGCTCGGTCTCTCGTCGGTGCCGAGCGCCGGTGACACCTTCCTGGTGGCCCCGGACGAGCGCACCGCCCGTCAGATCGCCGAGAAGCGCGAGGCCGCCGAGCGTGCCGCCCTCCTGGCCAAGCGCCGCAAGCGCATCAGCCTCGAGGACTTCACCAAGGCGCTCGAGCAGGGCAAGGTCGAGACCCTCAACCTCGTCATCAAGGGTGACGTGTCCGGTGCCGTCGAGGCACTCGAGGACGCGCTGCTCAAGATCGACGTCGGCGAGGAGGTGTCGCTCAACGTCATCCACCGCGGTGTCGGTGCCGTGACGCAGAACGACGTGAACCTGGCCACGGTCGACTCGGCCGTGATCATCGGCTTCAACGTCAAGTTCGGCGAGCGCGTCGAGGAGCTGGCCGACCGCGAGGGCGTCGAGGTCAAGTTCTACTCGGTCATCTACCAGGCGATCGAGGACGTCGAGTCGGCCCTCAAGGGCATGCTCAAGCCGGAGTACGAGGAGGTCCAGCTCGGGACCGCGGAGATCCGCCAGGTCTTCCGTTCCTCGAAGTTCGGCAACATCGCCGGTTCGATCATCCGCTCGGGCACCATCCGACGGAACTCGAAGGCGCGCGTCCTGCGCGGCGGAAAGGTCGTCGGGGACAACCTCACGATCGAGTCGCTGCGTCGCGAGAAGGACGACGTCACCGAGGTCCGCGAGGGCTTCGAGTGCGGTATCGGCCTCGGGTCGTATAACGACGTCACCGAGGGCGACATCATCGAGACGTTCGAGATGCGCGAGAAGCCGCGTTCCTGA